The following proteins are encoded in a genomic region of Ictalurus furcatus strain D&B chromosome 6, Billie_1.0, whole genome shotgun sequence:
- the si:dkey-192g7.3 gene encoding uncharacterized protein si:dkey-192g7.3, with protein sequence MSRSAIVVWLLAVSYMDSRAAEQIQNMSVSTGENVILPCPCPEDTKNLVWQIGEEIVVNHCCEKKDPLHESYVNRTQVFLSFSKGNCSLLLRDVSNNDKRTFTCYIFDQEKRLKHMHEVRLIVEVAKESNRSTINDPSTTTESHDEPHRGFSVGVPLSLVMILVILAGLIVVLLIRKHQQRRPRMEVKQDPQAKLPIMDHTPV encoded by the exons ATGTCAAG gtCTGCTATTGTGGTGTGGCTCTTGGCTGTGTCATACATGG ACAGCAGAGCAGCAGAGCAAATCCAGAATATGAGTGTCTCTACCGGGGAGAATGTGATATTGCCATGCCCTTGCCCTGAAGATACTAAGAACCTCGTATGGCAGATTGGCGAAGAGATAGTTGTGAATCACTGTTGTGAGAAGAAAGATCCACTACATGAATCCTATGTGAATAGGACCCAAGTCTTCCTGTCATTTTCAAAAGGAAACTGCTCGCTACTTCTCCGTGATGTGTCCAATAACGATAAGAGGACATTTACATGTTATATTTTTGATCAGGAAAAAAGACTAAAACACATGCATGAAGTTAGACTGATAGTTGAAG TTGCGAAGGAAAGTAACAGAAGCACTATAAATGATCCGTCTACTACAA cagaGAGTCACGATGAACCTCATAGAGGATTTTCAGTTGGAGTTCCCTTATCACTGGTAATGATACTGGTAATCCTGGCTGGACTGATTGTGGTACTTCTTATCAGAAAGCATCAGCAGAGAAGACCAAGAATg GAGGTGAAACAAGATCCACAAGCAAAACTGCCTATAATGGACCACACACCTGTGTGA